From one Staphylococcus kloosii genomic stretch:
- a CDS encoding glucose 1-dehydrogenase, translating to MFKDLENKVVVITGAGSGLGKAFSEEFGKLKAKVVMNYLSEKHLDDVNETIKLIEDAGGQAIKVQGDVSVEDDVNNLVQTAVKEFGTLDVMINNAGFEKPIPSHEMSVSEWQKVIDINLTGAFMGAKAAVNQFLKEDKKGVILNTSSVHDTIPWPNYVNYAASKGGLKLMMETMSMEYAQYGIRINNISPGAIVTEHTREKFSDPTTRAETLEMIPAKEIGEAHQVANVALFLASGFSDYIHGTTIYVDGGMTNYPAFMGGKG from the coding sequence ATGTTTAAAGATTTAGAAAACAAAGTAGTCGTAATTACTGGTGCAGGAAGTGGATTAGGTAAAGCTTTCTCAGAAGAATTCGGCAAATTAAAAGCTAAAGTAGTAATGAACTATTTAAGTGAAAAACACTTAGATGACGTTAATGAAACAATTAAATTAATCGAAGATGCTGGTGGCCAAGCTATTAAAGTTCAAGGTGATGTATCTGTTGAAGATGACGTTAATAACCTTGTACAAACTGCTGTTAAAGAATTCGGCACACTAGACGTTATGATAAACAATGCTGGTTTCGAAAAACCTATCCCATCTCACGAAATGTCAGTATCAGAGTGGCAAAAAGTTATCGATATCAACTTAACTGGTGCATTTATGGGTGCTAAAGCAGCTGTAAACCAATTTTTAAAAGAAGATAAAAAAGGTGTTATTTTAAACACTTCTAGCGTACATGATACTATTCCTTGGCCAAACTACGTTAACTACGCAGCTAGTAAAGGCGGCTTAAAGTTAATGATGGAAACAATGTCAATGGAATATGCACAATATGGTATTCGTATCAATAATATTTCACCGGGAGCTATAGTTACAGAACATACACGCGAAAAATTCTCTGATCCAACAACACGAGCTGAAACATTAGAAATGATCCCAGCAAAAGAAATTGGAGAAGCACACCAAGTTGCTAACGTTGCATTATTCTTAGCTTCTGGCTTCTCAGATTATATTCACGGTACTACAATTTATGTAGATGGTGGTATGACTAACTACCCTGCATTTATGGGTGGTAAAGGTTAA
- a CDS encoding GRP family sugar transporter: MDFLIALLPAIFWGSVVLINVLVGGGPFNQIRGTTLGTLIIGVILLLSGQAQFDHPIVIVVGLISGVFWALGQGYQLKSVNLIGVSKTMPISTGMQLVGTTLFSAIFLGEWSTGTQVILGLLSMILLVIGIALTSLKGRNEASGSNSKFGKAMVILLISTVGYVVYVVVAQIFGVDGTSALFFQSIGMAIGGFILSMKHETSIKSTTLNLIPGVVWGIGNLFMFYSQPKVGVATSFSFSQLLVIVSTLGGIYLLGERKDRRQMIGIWSGIVLIIVAAFILGNLKA, from the coding sequence ATGGATTTTTTAATAGCTCTACTACCTGCAATATTTTGGGGTAGTGTAGTATTAATTAACGTATTAGTTGGAGGAGGACCTTTTAACCAAATTAGAGGGACTACTTTAGGTACGCTAATCATAGGTGTTATTTTACTATTATCCGGTCAAGCACAATTCGATCACCCCATCGTAATTGTTGTTGGCTTAATATCAGGTGTTTTCTGGGCATTAGGACAAGGTTATCAATTGAAATCAGTTAATTTAATTGGTGTTTCTAAAACAATGCCTATTTCTACAGGTATGCAATTAGTCGGTACAACACTATTTAGTGCTATTTTCTTAGGAGAATGGAGCACTGGGACACAAGTGATTTTAGGCTTATTATCCATGATCTTATTAGTGATTGGTATTGCATTAACTTCATTAAAAGGTAGAAATGAAGCTTCAGGAAGCAATAGCAAATTTGGTAAAGCAATGGTGATTTTATTAATTTCAACTGTTGGTTATGTGGTTTATGTCGTTGTAGCACAAATCTTTGGTGTAGACGGAACAAGCGCATTATTCTTCCAATCAATAGGTATGGCTATTGGTGGCTTTATCTTATCTATGAAACATGAAACTTCTATTAAGAGTACTACTTTAAATTTAATACCGGGTGTCGTATGGGGCATTGGTAACTTATTTATGTTCTACTCTCAACCTAAAGTTGGTGTAGCAACGAGTTTCTCATTTTCACAATTACTCGTTATCGTATCAACATTAGGCGGAATTTATTTATTAGGTGAACGTAAAGACAGACGTCAAATGATTGGCATATGGTCAGGTATTGTATTAATCATTGTTGCTGCCTTTATTTTAGGAAATTTAAAAGCGTAA
- a CDS encoding GNAT family N-acetyltransferase: MTIINVSDIDQIKSFIESANYEMASYLYKLPQAHNQFDAFLKDVIDNPGVYAIQNDEGQLTMMLMAFPYETNKYKVIGPLINPNVQYAIEDFDSLFQAMINEQLDSANFNFSFEKAQQYFHLPMKTIGASYNFTDYYLETDTDVGEIGPTQNITEYHPAYFRSFNKLHKSTFAHNAMTGSEIIDSLQDNNHLFMFMSEGLLKGYVYLQIFENQQTAEIKYFASHADYRFKGIAFELLKYVLHFAFQNYDVKKIYFKIRSKNNKLVARFNELGFNVNHEFKKYKFVKAYL, translated from the coding sequence ATGACTATAATTAATGTTAGTGATATAGATCAAATTAAATCTTTTATAGAATCTGCAAATTATGAAATGGCATCTTATTTATATAAACTTCCTCAAGCACATAACCAATTCGATGCATTTCTTAAAGACGTTATTGATAATCCCGGTGTTTACGCAATACAAAATGATGAAGGTCAGTTAACAATGATGTTAATGGCATTCCCATATGAAACAAACAAATATAAAGTTATTGGGCCTTTAATTAACCCTAATGTACAATATGCAATTGAGGATTTTGATAGTTTATTTCAGGCGATGATTAATGAACAGCTTGATAGTGCTAACTTCAACTTTTCATTTGAAAAAGCCCAACAATATTTTCACTTACCTATGAAGACGATAGGTGCATCTTATAATTTTACCGATTATTATTTAGAAACTGATACCGACGTCGGGGAAATCGGCCCCACACAAAATATTACCGAATATCATCCAGCATATTTTCGCTCATTTAATAAATTACATAAAAGCACATTTGCACATAATGCTATGACTGGCAGCGAAATTATTGATTCGTTACAAGATAATAATCATTTATTTATGTTTATGTCAGAAGGTTTGTTAAAAGGCTACGTATACTTACAAATATTTGAAAATCAACAAACGGCTGAGATTAAATATTTCGCATCTCACGCCGATTATCGTTTCAAAGGTATAGCGTTTGAATTATTAAAATATGTACTTCACTTTGCCTTCCAAAACTACGACGTTAAAAAAATATACTTCAAAATTCGTAGTAAAAATAACAAATTGGTCGCACGTTTTAATGAACTTGGGTTTAATGTTAACCATGAATTTAAAAAATATAAGTTTGTCAAAGCCTACCTATAG
- a CDS encoding DNA topoisomerase III, producing MKSLILAEKPSVGKDIAKALNITTSRNGYFENNNYIVTWALGHLVTNATPEQYDKNYKEWKLADLPIIPNKMKTVVINKTKKQFQTVQRLLQKDEVQNIIIATDAGREGELVARLILDKVHNKKPIKRLWISSVTKKAIVDGFKKLKDGRQFNQLYAAALARSEADWVVGINATRALTTKYDAQLSLGRVQTPTIKLVEMRQTEINDFTPETYYTLNINVDGLLCQCITPQQATNKEVYEKIVTNIKGQSAKVNSINRKSKKAFPPKLFNLTDLQQEAYKRYKFGPKETLNTLQQLYERHKLATYPRTDANYLTDDMVSTIKDRLRALMATDYKSFAKAQMSHTYSANDSFINNNKVSDHHAIIPTEVRPDMEALSPKEQKIYMLIAQRFLANLMPPQEYEAIELELSINEYKFVYKDKISTKLGFKALFNNEAQTFTLDSKWQQGTNIQVNKVSVNEHETTPPSYFNEGSLLKAMESPQKFFKFNDHKHSKTLKEAGGIGTVATRADIIEKLFNINAIESKDGKIKVTNKGKQILDLAPEQLTSPLLTAEWEDKLMMIEQGKYDARKFMEEIRSFTKKIIATIKDSEQKYKHDNLTATECPTCGKFMLKVNTKNGSMLVCQDPNCKTKKNVQSKTNARCPNCHKKMTRFGTGKDATYRCVCGHTESQAQMDKRHKNKKNDKVSKKDMKKYLNKDDGLENNPFQDALKGLKF from the coding sequence ATGAAATCTTTAATTTTAGCTGAGAAACCCTCAGTAGGAAAAGATATTGCTAAAGCTTTAAATATAACTACTTCACGCAATGGTTACTTTGAGAATAATAACTATATTGTAACATGGGCACTAGGACATTTAGTAACGAATGCTACTCCAGAACAATATGATAAAAACTATAAAGAATGGAAATTGGCTGACTTACCTATCATTCCCAATAAAATGAAAACAGTAGTTATCAATAAAACAAAGAAGCAATTTCAAACGGTACAAAGACTACTTCAAAAAGATGAAGTTCAAAATATAATAATTGCTACCGATGCAGGTAGAGAAGGGGAACTCGTTGCTCGATTAATCTTAGATAAAGTACATAATAAAAAACCAATCAAAAGATTATGGATTAGTTCTGTAACTAAAAAGGCGATTGTTGATGGATTTAAAAAGTTAAAAGACGGTCGTCAATTCAATCAACTTTACGCAGCTGCTTTAGCAAGAAGTGAAGCGGACTGGGTTGTGGGCATAAATGCAACAAGAGCTTTAACGACAAAATATGATGCGCAATTATCTTTGGGACGCGTACAAACACCGACTATTAAATTAGTAGAAATGAGACAAACAGAAATTAATGATTTTACCCCAGAGACGTATTATACTTTGAACATTAATGTAGATGGATTGTTATGTCAGTGTATAACACCACAGCAAGCAACAAATAAAGAAGTTTATGAAAAAATCGTAACGAATATTAAGGGACAAAGTGCTAAAGTAAATTCGATAAACAGAAAAAGTAAGAAAGCTTTTCCACCTAAGTTATTTAATTTAACTGATTTACAACAAGAAGCTTATAAAAGATATAAGTTTGGGCCTAAAGAAACACTTAATACTTTGCAACAATTATACGAACGTCATAAATTGGCTACTTACCCACGTACAGATGCAAATTATTTAACTGACGACATGGTAAGTACTATTAAAGATAGATTGAGAGCTTTAATGGCAACTGATTACAAATCTTTTGCTAAAGCTCAAATGAGTCACACTTATAGTGCAAATGATAGCTTTATAAATAATAATAAAGTTTCAGATCACCATGCTATTATTCCAACTGAAGTGAGACCAGATATGGAAGCATTATCACCAAAAGAACAAAAAATATATATGCTAATAGCGCAAAGGTTTTTAGCAAACTTAATGCCACCACAAGAATATGAAGCAATTGAATTAGAATTATCTATTAACGAGTATAAATTTGTTTACAAAGATAAAATTTCAACAAAATTAGGCTTTAAAGCACTATTTAATAATGAAGCCCAAACATTCACATTAGATTCTAAGTGGCAACAAGGGACTAATATACAAGTAAATAAAGTAAGCGTTAATGAACATGAAACAACACCACCATCTTACTTTAATGAAGGGTCATTATTAAAAGCTATGGAGAGTCCACAAAAGTTCTTCAAATTCAATGACCATAAACATAGTAAAACATTGAAAGAAGCGGGTGGTATAGGAACAGTTGCAACACGAGCAGATATTATAGAAAAACTGTTCAATATTAATGCGATTGAATCAAAAGATGGCAAAATCAAAGTAACTAATAAAGGAAAGCAAATATTAGATTTAGCCCCTGAACAACTTACATCACCGTTATTAACTGCAGAATGGGAAGATAAATTAATGATGATTGAGCAAGGGAAATATGATGCGCGTAAATTTATGGAAGAAATTAGATCCTTTACCAAAAAAATTATTGCTACAATCAAAGACAGTGAACAAAAATATAAACATGATAATCTAACAGCGACTGAATGTCCTACTTGTGGAAAATTCATGTTGAAAGTTAATACGAAAAATGGATCTATGCTTGTATGCCAAGACCCAAATTGTAAAACTAAAAAGAATGTTCAATCTAAAACAAATGCGCGTTGTCCTAATTGTCACAAAAAAATGACACGTTTCGGGACTGGAAAAGATGCAACATATAGATGTGTTTGTGGTCATACAGAGAGTCAGGCACAAATGGATAAACGGCACAAGAATAAAAAGAACGACAAAGTATCCAAAAAAGATATGAAAAAATACTTAAATAAAGATGATGGACTTGAGAATAATCCATTCCAAGATGCGCTGAAAGGGCTGAAATTTTAA
- a CDS encoding NCS2 family permease codes for MKKYFKFKEHNTNFKKEILGGLTTFLSMAYILAVNPQVLSLAGVNGATDSMKMDQGAIFVATALAAFVGSLFMGLIARYPIALAPGMGLNAFFAFTVVLTMGIPWQIGLTGVLFSGIFFAILTMTGLRETIINAIPHQMKMAVSAGIGLFITFVGLQSSGIIVKNKSTLVTLGHITDGTVLLTIFGIIITVVMYVKKVPGAIFIGMILTSILGMCTGLIHTPSGIVGKIPSISPTFGAAFDAFKDPGQLFTVQFLIVILTFLFIDFFDTAGTLVAVATQAGIMKNNKLPRAGRALFSDSLATIVGAIFGTTTTTSYIESTAGVAVGARTGFASIITGFCFLLAIFFSPLIEIVTSAVTTPALVVVGVLMAANFAEIEWKKFEVAVPAFITIIMMPLSYSIATGIACGFVFYPITMLISKRHKEVHPMMYGLMVLFILYFIFVHG; via the coding sequence GTGAAAAAATACTTTAAGTTCAAAGAACATAACACTAACTTTAAAAAAGAGATATTAGGTGGATTAACTACCTTCTTATCTATGGCTTATATTTTAGCCGTCAATCCACAGGTGTTAAGTTTGGCAGGAGTTAACGGTGCTACAGATAGTATGAAAATGGACCAAGGTGCAATTTTCGTTGCTACAGCGTTAGCTGCTTTTGTTGGTTCGTTATTTATGGGATTAATTGCAAGGTATCCAATTGCCTTGGCCCCAGGAATGGGATTAAATGCCTTTTTCGCATTCACTGTTGTGTTAACAATGGGCATACCTTGGCAAATAGGGTTAACTGGCGTACTCTTTTCCGGTATATTCTTTGCTATATTAACAATGACAGGATTAAGAGAAACGATTATTAACGCCATACCCCATCAAATGAAGATGGCTGTATCGGCTGGTATCGGATTATTTATTACGTTTGTTGGACTTCAAAGTTCAGGCATTATTGTTAAAAATAAATCAACGTTAGTAACGTTAGGTCATATTACTGACGGAACAGTATTACTTACTATATTTGGTATTATTATTACCGTCGTGATGTATGTTAAAAAAGTACCAGGTGCAATTTTTATTGGTATGATCTTAACTTCAATCTTAGGAATGTGTACTGGTTTAATACATACGCCATCTGGCATTGTAGGAAAAATTCCTAGTATTTCTCCTACCTTTGGTGCTGCATTTGATGCATTTAAAGATCCGGGGCAATTATTTACGGTACAATTTTTAATTGTTATTTTAACTTTCTTATTTATTGATTTCTTTGATACGGCAGGAACGCTTGTTGCGGTTGCTACACAAGCAGGAATTATGAAAAATAATAAATTACCACGTGCTGGTAGAGCTTTATTCTCAGATTCATTAGCAACAATTGTAGGTGCAATTTTTGGTACAACGACTACAACGTCATATATTGAATCTACAGCAGGTGTTGCTGTGGGTGCAAGGACTGGATTTGCTAGTATTATTACTGGTTTCTGTTTCTTGCTAGCGATTTTCTTTAGTCCATTAATCGAAATTGTAACGAGTGCCGTAACAACTCCAGCGTTAGTAGTAGTTGGTGTATTAATGGCTGCCAATTTTGCAGAAATTGAATGGAAAAAATTCGAAGTGGCAGTACCGGCATTTATAACAATTATTATGATGCCTTTATCATATTCAATTGCTACAGGTATTGCATGTGGATTTGTATTCTATCCAATAACAATGCTAATCTCGAAAAGACATAAAGAAGTACATCCAATGATGTATGGTTTAATGGTACTGTTTATTCTTTACTTTATATTTGTTCATGGTTAA
- the rpsJ gene encoding 30S ribosomal protein S10 codes for MAKQKIRIRLKAYDHRVIDQSAEKIVETAKRSGADVSGPIPLPTEKSVYTIIRAVHKYKDSREQFEQRTHKRLIDIVNPTPKTVDALMGLNLPSGVDIEIKL; via the coding sequence ATGGCAAAACAAAAAATCAGAATCAGATTAAAAGCTTATGATCACAGAGTAATCGATCAATCAGCTGAGAAAATTGTTGAAACTGCGAAACGTTCTGGAGCAGATGTTTCTGGACCGATTCCATTACCAACAGAAAAATCAGTTTACACGATTATCCGTGCTGTACATAAGTACAAAGATTCTCGTGAACAATTCGAACAACGTACTCATAAACGTTTGATTGACATTGTTAACCCAACACCAAAAACAGTTGATGCTCTTATGGGCTTAAACTTACCATCTGGTGTAGACATCGAAATTAAATTATAA
- the rplC gene encoding 50S ribosomal protein L3, producing MTKGILGRKIGMTQVFGENGELIPVTVVEAGQNVVLQKKTEEVDGYNAIQVGFEDKKAYKKNSKTNKYASKPAEGHAKKADTAPKRFIREFRNVNVDEYEVGQEVSVDKFETGDIIDVTGVSKGKGFQGAIKRHGQARGPMAHGSHFHRAPGSVGMASDASRVFKGQKMPGRMGGNTVTVQNLEVVQVDADNNVILVKGNVPGPKKGLLEISTSIKKGNK from the coding sequence ATGACCAAAGGAATCTTAGGAAGAAAAATCGGGATGACACAAGTGTTCGGTGAGAACGGTGAATTAATCCCAGTAACAGTAGTAGAAGCAGGTCAAAACGTTGTATTACAAAAGAAAACTGAAGAAGTTGATGGATACAACGCAATTCAAGTAGGTTTTGAAGATAAAAAAGCTTACAAGAAAAACAGTAAAACTAACAAATATGCTAGTAAACCAGCTGAAGGTCATGCTAAAAAAGCTGACACAGCACCTAAGCGCTTCATTCGTGAATTCAGAAACGTTAACGTTGATGAATACGAAGTAGGTCAAGAAGTCTCAGTTGATAAATTTGAAACTGGCGACATCATTGATGTTACAGGCGTATCAAAAGGTAAAGGTTTCCAAGGCGCTATTAAACGTCATGGACAAGCACGTGGACCAATGGCTCACGGTTCTCATTTCCACAGAGCACCAGGTTCTGTAGGTATGGCTTCAGATGCGTCAAGAGTATTCAAAGGACAAAAAATGCCAGGACGTATGGGTGGAAATACTGTAACAGTACAAAACCTAGAAGTCGTTCAAGTAGATGCTGACAATAATGTAATTTTAGTTAAAGGTAATGTACCTGGACCTAAAAAAGGATTATTAGAAATCTCAACTTCAATTAAAAAAGGTAATAAATAA
- the rplD gene encoding 50S ribosomal protein L4, translating into MANYDVLKVDGTKSGSVELNDAVFAIEPNTDVLFEAITLQRASLRQGTHAVKNRSAVRGGGRKPWRQKGTGRARQGTIRAPQWRGGGIVFGPTPRSYAYKMPKKMRRLALRSALSYKVQESALTVVDAFQFDAPKTKEFKTALSNLKQPKKVLVVTDSEDVNVELSARNIPGVQVSTAQGLNVLDITSADSVVITESAAKKVEEVLG; encoded by the coding sequence ATGGCTAATTATGATGTATTAAAAGTAGACGGAACTAAATCAGGTTCAGTTGAATTAAATGATGCAGTTTTTGCAATCGAACCAAACACAGACGTTCTATTTGAAGCAATCACTTTACAACGTGCTTCATTACGCCAAGGTACTCATGCTGTTAAGAACCGTTCAGCAGTACGTGGTGGTGGACGTAAACCATGGAGACAAAAAGGTACAGGACGTGCGCGTCAAGGTACAATTCGTGCGCCACAATGGCGCGGTGGTGGTATCGTATTCGGACCAACACCTAGAAGTTATGCTTATAAAATGCCTAAGAAAATGCGTCGTTTAGCTTTACGTTCAGCATTATCTTACAAAGTACAAGAAAGTGCTTTAACAGTTGTAGATGCATTCCAATTTGATGCACCTAAAACTAAAGAATTCAAAACTGCTCTTTCTAACTTAAAACAACCTAAAAAAGTATTAGTAGTTACAGACTCAGAAGATGTAAACGTTGAATTATCAGCTCGTAACATCCCTGGCGTACAAGTTTCTACAGCTCAAGGGTTAAACGTATTAGACATAACAAGCGCTGACAGTGTAGTAATCACAGAATCAGCTGCTAAAAAAGTTGAGGAGGTGCTCGGATAA
- the rplW gene encoding 50S ribosomal protein L23: MEARDVLKRPVITEKSSAAMAEDKYTFDVDTRANKTQVKIAVEEIFDVKVDNVNIINYKPKKKRMGRYQGYTNKRRVAIVKLKEGSIDLFN, from the coding sequence ATGGAAGCAAGAGACGTTCTTAAGCGCCCCGTAATCACTGAAAAATCATCAGCTGCTATGGCTGAAGATAAATATACATTCGACGTAGATACTCGTGCTAACAAAACACAAGTTAAAATTGCTGTCGAAGAAATCTTTGATGTAAAAGTTGACAATGTAAACATCATCAACTACAAACCAAAGAAAAAACGTATGGGCCGTTACCAAGGCTATACAAACAAAAGACGCGTAGCAATTGTTAAATTAAAAGAAGGATCAATCGATCTATTCAACTAA
- the rplB gene encoding 50S ribosomal protein L2, which produces MALKKYKPITNGRRNMTTLDFAEITKTTPEKSLLQPLPKKAGRNNQGKLTVRHHGGGHKRQYRVIDFKRNKDGITAKVDSIQYDPNRSANIALLVYADGEKRYIIAPKNLQVGQVLESGDNADIKVGNSLPLQFIPVGTVIHNIELKPGKGGQLARSAGASAQVLGKEGKYVLIRLRSGEVRMILSTCRATIGQVGNIQHELVNVGKAGRSRWKGIRPTVRGSVMNPNDHPHGGGEGRAPIGRPSPMSPWGKPTLGKKTRRGKKSSDKLIVRGRKKKK; this is translated from the coding sequence ATGGCTCTAAAAAAATACAAGCCAATTACTAATGGTCGTCGTAATATGACTACGTTAGATTTCGCTGAAATCACGAAAACTACACCTGAAAAGTCATTATTACAACCGCTACCGAAAAAAGCGGGACGTAACAACCAAGGTAAATTGACAGTTCGCCACCATGGTGGAGGACACAAACGTCAATACCGTGTTATTGATTTTAAACGTAATAAAGATGGAATCACTGCTAAAGTTGATTCAATTCAATACGATCCAAACCGTTCAGCAAACATCGCATTATTAGTTTATGCTGATGGTGAAAAACGTTACATCATTGCTCCTAAAAACTTACAAGTAGGTCAAGTATTAGAGAGTGGTGACAATGCGGATATTAAAGTAGGTAACTCATTACCACTTCAATTTATCCCAGTAGGTACAGTAATTCATAATATCGAATTAAAACCTGGTAAAGGTGGACAACTTGCTCGTTCAGCAGGTGCAAGTGCTCAAGTACTTGGTAAAGAAGGAAAATACGTTTTAATCAGATTAAGATCTGGCGAAGTTCGTATGATTCTTTCAACTTGCCGTGCAACTATTGGTCAAGTTGGTAACATCCAACATGAACTTGTAAACGTTGGTAAAGCAGGTCGTTCAAGATGGAAAGGTATTCGCCCAACTGTTCGTGGTTCTGTAATGAACCCTAACGATCACCCACACGGTGGTGGTGAAGGACGTGCTCCTATCGGTAGACCATCTCCAATGTCACCTTGGGGTAAACCTACGCTTGGTAAGAAAACACGTCGTGGTAAGAAATCATCTGATAAACTTATCGTACGTGGACGTAAGAAGAAAAAATAA
- the rpsS gene encoding 30S ribosomal protein S19, whose product MARSIKKGPFVDDHLMKKVEAQGESEKKQVIKTWSRRSTIFPNFIGHTFAVYDGRKHVPVFVTEDMVGHKLGEFAPTRTFKGHAADDKKTRR is encoded by the coding sequence ATGGCTCGTAGTATTAAAAAAGGACCTTTCGTCGATGATCATTTAATGAAAAAAGTCGAAGCTCAAGGCGAAAGCGAGAAAAAACAAGTAATCAAAACTTGGTCACGTCGTTCAACTATTTTCCCTAACTTCATCGGTCACACTTTCGCAGTATACGATGGACGTAAACATGTACCTGTATTCGTTACAGAAGATATGGTTGGTCACAAATTAGGTGAATTCGCTCCAACTCGTACATTCAAAGGACACGCTGCAGACGACAAAAAAACAAGAAGATAA
- the rplV gene encoding 50S ribosomal protein L22 codes for MEAKAVARTIRIAPRKVRLVLDLIRGKNAGEAIAILKLTNKASSPVVEKLLMSALANAEHNYDMNTDELVVKEAYANEGPTLKRFRPRAQGRASAINKRTSHITIVVSDGKEEAKEA; via the coding sequence ATGGAAGCAAAAGCGGTTGCTAGAACAATAAGAATCGCACCTCGTAAAGTTAGATTAGTATTAGATCTAATCAGAGGTAAGAACGCTGGAGAAGCTATTGCTATTTTAAAATTAACTAACAAAGCTTCATCACCAGTTGTTGAAAAATTATTAATGTCCGCTTTAGCAAATGCTGAACATAACTATGACATGAATACAGATGAATTAGTTGTTAAAGAAGCTTATGCTAATGAAGGACCAACATTGAAACGTTTCCGTCCACGTGCACAAGGCCGTGCAAGTGCGATTAACAAACGTACAAGCCACATTACAATCGTCGTAAGTGACGGTAAAGAAGAAGCTAAAGAAGCTTAA
- the rpsC gene encoding 30S ribosomal protein S3: protein MGQKINPIGLRVGVIRDWEAKWYAEKDFASLLHEDLKIRKFIDNALKEASVSHVDIERAANRINIAIHTGKPGMVIGKGGSEIEKLRNKLNTLTDKKVHINVIEIKKVDLDAKLVAENIARQLENRASFRRVQKQAITRAMKLGAKGIKTQVSGRLGGADIARAEQYSEGTVPLHTLRADIGYAHAEADTTYGKLGVKVWIYRGEVLPTTKNTSEGGK from the coding sequence GTGGGTCAAAAAATTAATCCAATCGGACTTCGTGTCGGAGTAATCCGTGACTGGGAAGCTAAATGGTACGCAGAAAAAGACTTCGCTTCACTATTACATGAAGACTTAAAAATCCGTAAATTTATTGATAACGCATTAAAAGAAGCATCAGTTTCTCACGTTGATATCGAACGTGCTGCTAACCGTATCAACATCGCTATTCATACTGGTAAGCCTGGTATGGTCATTGGTAAAGGCGGTTCAGAAATTGAAAAACTTCGTAATAAATTAAACACATTAACAGACAAAAAAGTACACATTAACGTAATTGAAATCAAAAAGGTTGATTTGGATGCTAAATTAGTAGCTGAAAACATCGCACGTCAATTAGAAAACCGTGCTTCATTCCGTCGTGTACAAAAACAAGCTATTACTAGAGCTATGAAACTTGGTGCTAAAGGTATCAAAACTCAAGTATCTGGTCGTTTAGGCGGAGCAGACATCGCTCGTGCTGAACAATATTCAGAAGGAACTGTTCCACTTCATACATTACGTGCTGACATTGGTTACGCACACGCAGAAGCTGACACTACTTACGGTAAATTAGGTGTCAAAGTATGGATCTATCGTGGAGAAGTTCTTCCTACTACTAAGAACACTAGTGAAGGAGGAAAATAA
- the rplP gene encoding 50S ribosomal protein L16, whose product MLLPKRVKYRRQHRPKTTGRSKGGNYVTFGEYGLQATTTSWITSRQIESARIAMTRYMKRGGKVWIKIFPHTPYTKKPLEVRMGAGKGAVEGWVAVAKPGRILFEIAGVNEEVAREALRLASHKLPVKTKFVKREELGGETNES is encoded by the coding sequence ATGTTACTACCAAAACGTGTAAAATATCGTCGTCAACATCGTCCTAAAACAACTGGTCGTTCAAAAGGCGGTAATTATGTAACATTTGGTGAGTATGGTTTACAAGCAACTACAACGTCTTGGATCACTTCTCGTCAAATCGAATCAGCTCGTATTGCTATGACACGTTACATGAAACGTGGCGGGAAAGTTTGGATTAAAATCTTCCCACATACACCATATACTAAAAAACCTTTAGAAGTACGTATGGGTGCTGGTAAAGGTGCTGTTGAAGGCTGGGTTGCAGTAGCAAAACCAGGTAGAATTTTATTTGAAATCGCAGGCGTTAACGAAGAAGTTGCGCGTGAAGCATTACGTTTAGCAAGTCACAAACTTCCTGTAAAAACTAAGTTTGTAAAACGTGAAGAATTGGGTGGTGAAACAAATGAAAGCTAA